CCTTTGGGGAAGATAAGTCGTTGCCAAGTAATTAGAGACTACATCAAATGATGTAGTCTCTTTACATTAATCCAAAATAATACTTCAAAAAAAGTAATATTTACATTATAATGTAAATGATAGAAAAAAGTGAAACTATTGCCTGCTCATTGAGGTTGTTGCGAAATAACAATAAACGCAGCAAGATTTCCTAGTTCTGGTACAAAAGATTTTTGCTTAGAGGAGCGCGGATTAATGAGAAAATCAGAAAACCATCGATTTAGCATTAGAAAGAAGATTTCCTTATTTGTTATTATTTTGGCAATTGTTACTTATTCCACAAGTGCATTCTTTATCTATTTTGTTCAACCTAATTTTGTTCCGAATATTAATGAGGTTATATTTACGATTGCTACTTTAGTACTAGGGGTTTTCTGGTCGGGTTTACTTTCCTTTTTTATGGCAAGTTTTATCATTAAACCTTTACAGAAGTTAGAAAAGGCTGCAAATCAGGCATCTGAAGGGAATATCGGTTGTGATGTTGAATTATCAAAAACTGATGATGAGATTCGTTCATTAGGAATAGCTTTTAATAATATGCTTTATAATCTTAGGGAAATTGTTCAGAGTATTGAAACGAATTGTGCGAAGACCAATGAGAATATGTTTGAAATTTCAAAAGTATCATCGGCTGCTTCTCACCAAGCCGACTCTATTGTACATACCATCACAGAAATATCTGCAGGTGCAGAAACTTCCTCGATTGCGATTCAATCAACAGCAGAATCAGTTGAAAAGGTAGCCCACATTGCCAAAGAAGTACAAAACTATGCCAAGTCTTCTGAAAAAATCTCTGCAGAAATGCTAATGGAACTAACAGAAAGTAAAGAAGTAATTCATTCTTTAGTTGAGGGAATCAATAATCTAGCCAAAGGGAACCAGCAATCGCTTGAAATTGTTAAGAGTCTCGAAGAGAATGCCAAGAAAGTTGGTCAGATCATCCAGTTAGTAGGTGATATTGGGGAGCAAACAAACTTACTTGCACTGAATGCTTCCATTGAAGCTGCTCGAGCAGGACAACATGGCAGAGGATTTGCGGTCGTTGCCGAAGAGGTACGAAAACTAGCCGATGAAAGCGCTAATGCCGTTCAAGGAATTTCAAGTCTTATTGAGAATATCCAGTCTGAAGTGATAAATGTTGTGAATCAAATTACGATACAAGTTCAGAATGCAGATATGGAAGCGCATAAAGGATCCAGGACGAATGAAGTAATAGAAAAAATGACGAGAACAATTCTAGAAGTAGCACGTAGCGTTGAACAAATATCAAAGCTTGTCGATCATCAAATGGAGGGTATAGACAAAAGCGCTCATCAGTCTCGCGAAGTAGCCCAGATTGCAGAAAAAACTTCAGAAAGTGCAATGGAACTTGCTATTGCTACAAAGCAACAAGCGGAAATCGTTGATCAGGTTGAAGCCCTTGTAGGTAATTTAAGAATACAGTCAGAAATTCTGACAACTGCAATTACCCGCTTTCGTAAATAATTGGTAGGCTTTACTATATTTATAGAGAAATACTCTGTTCCAAATAATCATAGGAGGTACATGTACTCCTATGATTTTATAATGTTATCGTGAGCTTGTTACTTGAAGAAAATGAGAAGCCCTATTGTATAAGTACGACTTTACCGGAATCAATAAAGTAAAGTTCGGAAATACCATCGATATAACTGATATCCGCTTTGGCTTTGACACTGTCGGTTTCCGCAGGCTGAGCACCTTGCTGTCCTTTATACGAAGGATCGTAGAAAAAAATTTTAAACTTGCGAAGATTGCTGTTTGAAAGTTGATCCCGCTGTTCTCTAATAATACCGGTTAGAACATTCTCATCAATAGAAGGTGGCTGGATATATAAGACCTGAGATTTCGTTTCAGACTGCGTATACAGGATAGTGTAAGTAAGCTTGGCAGAAGAGTTTCGTGTAAAGTCCCCGTCAATCGTAAAATCTGCATGATTTGCATTGGCCATAGCCAATGATGTCAAGCTGGTACTGGATCTTGGTAATAAGCTTTTTATTAAAAGGGTATCTGTACCTTGATTTTTGTTGTCGCTGTCCCGGTACGTAACATACACTTTTCCGGAGAATACATACTCTGAAGAGTTGGAAACGGATATGTTCACGTTTCTTTGATTTTTGGAATTTAAGTACTGAAAGTCTGCAGATGCTGAGATATCTTTGAGATTAGCTGATAATATCAACTGCTGGTTGTTTTGATTATTGAGCGCTGCTGGCTGAGTCTTTGAAGATAAGCTGGAACTGCCGGCCTTTGGAGAATCAGGCTGTTGAGCAGTTGTTGTCGGCGTATTTTTAGAACAACCAGATAGCAATAGTAGGAAAAGGCAGGTTAAGATTATCGTATTTTTCATTGATGGCTCCTTTAGTACCAAGAATTGCTTTTATTAATTTTATTTATTAATTCTATTATATAATAAAATTCATTTTGGAGCGAAATAACAAGTGAATAAATTGTAATCGCATATAGCTAGGACAGAGCATTACGCTGCTCTGTTTTTTTGCGGCAAGGCAAGTGAAACTGAAAAAAGCTCTGAAAACAGAGCTATAATTAATCACACTTTTGCAGAAACTTATTTCTTTTGATAAAGAGATATTCCTAAAGACAATAAGACAATAGAGAAATATGAAAGAATTAAAACTGTATTTCAAGCTTGTCGCCTTCCATGCTTCCAGTGAAATCTGCCCAGTTACGTGGGAACTCTATCACAAAAGCGGCATCCTTGATGCATGGGGAGACCTTTTTCGGAGAGAGATCATCAATGATTTTGACAATTTTCAGATCCTTGCTGACAAACCAGACAGAGAGGGGATAGCGCATCCCAATCATGTGGACCTGGTTGCAGGGATTAATCAACAGACCATGAAAATCATCCAATTGCCTGGTTCCCAGCAGACCTCTCAGTCTGGTGAAAAAGGTGTCAGCCAGTAGAACCGTCCCAATATTCTTTTGTGTTCTTTGGTTGATAACAGTTAACTCTTTCATGAGCTGATTTCCTCGTTCTTCTTAGAGAGAATCTCAGATTATTCTTTGAATATTCTTCTTCACAGACAAAAAATTATTTACCTAAAATATCCATGATATTAATGATTGCCGGACCAAGTATGACAATGAAAAGGCTTGGAAAAACAAAGAAAACAAGCGGGATCATCATTTTAACAGGGGCTTTTTGCGCAGCTTCTTGTATGCGTTGTTTTCTTCTCAGACGGATTTGCGCCGACTGGTTTCTAAGGACATTTCCCATAGAGATACCGAGCTGGTCAGCTTGAACCAATGAGGCAATTACATTGCTTAAATCTTCTACGTCATTTTTTTTGGCCATGTCTCTCAAAGCTTCCCGGCGCGGTTTGCCAATTTTGATTTCTTGGAGAACCAGGTTGAACTCTTCAGCAAGGATACCTTTTTGTTTTTCTACGACTTTCATCATGGCTGCATCAAAGCCAAGTCCGGCTTCAACACTGACCATAACGAGATCGAGGATGTCAGGAAGCGTACGAAGAATCTCACCCTTACGTTGTTTGATTTTTGATTTAAGCCAGAAATTGGGAGCGATATTTCCAATAACAAAACAAAATAATGGGAATTCAATTTTTGTTAGGATTGGAAAGCTTAAAATAAAGCTTAAGGCAGCAGCTGCTATTGCAAAGCATAGGCCGAGGATGAACCTAAGCGCTTTCCATTCAGCGGATGACCAGCCCTTTAATCCGGCAGCAATTAATTCCGTGTCTTTCGGATCTGTTTCTTTGCTGTTTTTTGAGAAGGCGATGATCAATCTGCGAAAAAAACTGTTCTCAGATTTCTCTTGCTTGTTTTTATCTTTCTTGCCTTTGTCTTTTTTGGATTTTTCTTTTTGGTTCTCTTCATTTTCTACCGGCACAGAAGATCTTCCGAGGGAACGCATAATCCTGCTCTGGGAAAGAGAAGGCTGTTTCCTGGACAGAATCGCCAGAACTAAGAAGAAAATAAGGCAAAAACCGCTGAAAATCAAGATTGACTCCATGACAATCTCCCCTAGAATTTAATATTAACAATCTTTCTGATGGCGATAAAACCGATGATTTCCAGAACCGCTCCACAGCATAATAACACAATTCCAAGTGGACTCTGGAAAAGCGGCATCATAAATGAAGGCTGCATCATCGTGATAACCAGGCCAATTAAGATAGGCAAAGCACCAATAATATATCCGGATAATCTACCTTGAGCAGTAAGTGTTTTGATCTCGCCTTGAATCTGTAAACGTTCCTGAATGGTATCGTGAATATTAATTAAAATTTCGGCTAGATTACCACCAATCTGCCGTTGAATCAGGATGGCGGTTACCATTAATTCCAGGTCTTTGCTTTCAACCCGCTGCGAGAGACTTAACAAAGCATTTTCGGTAGACTCCCCATAGGCCATTTCTTTCAGGGTAATTTTGATTTCGGAGGAGAGCGGATCTGGCATTTCCTGGGCAGCCATTTCCATGGCCTGAAATAAACTAAAACCGGCTTTTAAGGAATTGGCAAGGGTCAGAAGTATATCCGGCAGCTGGTTATTGAATTTCTTCATTTTTTTATTTTTAGCACTGTTGATATACAGCCTGGGAAAGATCAAACTTAACAGCGGCAGAACAATAAAAATAGCACTCAAAGGCAGAAGAATTAAGGCGGTAAGAAAAGTAAGAATGAGCAAGAGGATTTGCATCACGATGAATTCCCTGCCAGTTAACCCAATGTCACCGCTGTAAAGATCTTTATCAAGTTGTTCGCCCCATTTTCGAGGTGTATATTTGGACAGGGAAGTCAGATACTCTTTCCAGGAAGCAGCCTTCTTGGCTTTAACCGGGGTATCTTCTTTTTCTGCAACCAGTCGCTTAACTTTATCTTCGACGCTTTCATTTTTTGGTTTCAGGGCCATGATCAGCGAGTATATCAGGATAAATCCCATAATCGAGGCCACAATGATGACCTTTGTCATAAAAATACCTCCAACGGCCACGAATGACTAATCAACTAACAAAAATATTGTCCGGCAGGATTTGGCCTGTGGCAGCCAGCGTATCCATAAAGCGGGGGCGGACACCGGTAGCCTTAAAGCCACCGAGGACATGGACATTGGAATCAACACCCTTTTGTTCAAATTTGTAGATATCCTGGGTGACGATGGTGTCTCCTTCCATGCCAAGAACCTCCGTGATATGGGTAATCTTGCGGGTACCGTCCCTGAGACGGCTTTGCTGAACAATTAAATTGATTGCACTCGAGATCTGCTCACGAATAGCTCGGATTGGAAGATCCATGCCGGCCATCAGGACCATGGTTTCAAGACGGGAGAGCATATCTCGCGGCGTGTTGGCATGACCTGTGGTCAGGGAACCATCGTGTCCGGTATTCATGGCCTGCAGCATATCTAAGGCTTCTCCGCCTCGGACTTCACCGACGATAATCCGGTCAGGCCTCATACGCAGCGTGTTTCTAACCAGGTCACGAATGGTAATGGCCCCTTTTCCTTCTATATTTGGCGGCCGGGTTTCAAGTGTTACCAAGTGACTTTGATCAAGCTGCAGTTCAGCGGCATCTTCAATGGTAATGATCCTTTCGTGGTCCGGAATAAAGGAAGATAGGACGTTTAAGGTTGTAGTCTTACCTGACCCGGTACCGCCGGAAACGACAATATTAAGTCTGGCCTTAACGCAGGCTTCCAAGACAAGTGCCATATCTCTGGTCATTGTGCCAAAATTAATTAGATCTTCAACACGATAGGGGTCGCGCGAAAATTTTCGGATCGTGATAGTGGGCCCTTTAAGCGCCAAAGGCGGGATAATTGCATTTACCCTGGAACCATCCGGCAGACGGGCATCTACCATTGGCTGACTTTCATCAATCCTTCGGCCAATCGGCGCAACGATTTTTTCAATAATATGCTGAACATGCTGGTCATCATTAAAAGTTACATTGGATAGTTCGACAATCCCATGACGTTCTACGTAGACCTGACTTGGCCCGTTGACCATAATCTCTGAAATGCTGTCGTCATTTAGTAGTGGAGAAATGGGACCAAAACCGAGAATTTCATCAACCACTTCCTGAACGATTCTTTGTCTTTCGTTACGGGGCAGAAGGGCACCATTGGTTTCAACATACTGGTCTATGACTTTTTGAACAATCGGCTCGACTTCTTGGGGATCAACATCATTGAGTTGAATATTTTTGATGGTTTCCTTATGGATAATACTTTTGAGTTCCCTCCAGGGATCAACGGGCTGGATGGAAGGAGAAGAGGTGAAGGCTTGTCTGATTTCAATCAGGCTTTGTTTCTCTGATCCGGTTCTTTCGCGTTCTTTACCTCTTTCCTGTTCTAAACGGCTAAGGAGCGACATGTGATCAACCTCCAAATCTTAAAAAGGAAAGACGGCCGGTTTCTTTGCTGTCCTGACCTTTTTTAGTAATTTCCGAATTAACACCTAGCGTACTCACCATTTTTTTAATTTCCAGAGCGGGAGCCGAACGGGCTAAAGCTTCAACAAACGGTACACCTTTATTAAGCACGGATGTAAGCTGCTCCTCATAAGGAATTAAGTAGGTTACATTGAGGCCGAGACTGCTTTCAATATCCTTCATGCTGATACCGATTTTCTTTTCAAATTTATTTAGAATCAACTTGATTTTTGGGGAATAATCAAGCGTGTGCATGATTTCCAGCGCCAGCTTAGTATTTTTGATTGACGGAATATCCATGCCGGCCACGACCCAGATCTCGTCTGCGGCCTCTAAGCCGGCAAGGCTGATATCATCAAAACGGCTGGTATTGTCAAGAATAATAAAATCATAATGGATTTTAACCTCCTCCAGGATCTGCTCAATATGTTCGATGGTTACTTTTTCTGCATATTCGGGGCGATTCGTAGCCGCCAGAATCTCCAGTCCGGAAGAATGGCTAAGGGTATGAAGCCGGATATCTTCTTCTTTAATCGAACCGGCCTGGACCAGATCAGTAATTGTCCTTTTCGGAACAAGATTTAAGAAGGAGGCGATGTCTCCAAATTGCAGGCTCAAGTCCAATAAAAGGACTTTGGATGACTTCGCCAATTCAACACCGAGGTTCACAGCGGTCGTCGTTTTGCCTACTCCTCCTTTAGCGCTGAAGATACTGATTACTTTTGCTGCAGTGCCGGATGTTTCCACAGCGGAATCGGGGGACAGCGGGGAAGTGATCATTTCTCTTTTGCGGCTTTCCTTGTGATACACGTTCAGGATTGTACTGGTAAGTTCTTTGCCGGTAAACGGTTTGACGATATAAGCTTTGGCTCCGGCCATCATGGCTTTGGTCATATGGTCGGGGTCGTTTTCAACGGACATCATAATAATGGAGGTATTTGGAACGCGGAAAGAAAGCAGTTCTGTTGTTTTTATCCCGTCAATGTCGGGCATGCTGATATCCATTAAAATAATTTCCGGTTTCAACAATTCTGCCAGACGGATTGCTTCTGAACCGCAGCCTGCTTCGCCGATGACTTCAAAGCCGGAATCAAGAGCAAGGATTCGGCGAATGTTTTCGCGGGTATTTCTGATATCATCGACGATGAGAATCCGTATACCTTGCATGCGCTATACCTCCTTTTTTATTTATAATGACCGAAGTAATCGGCATTTGTATAGACATTGGGATCAATGGGTGCTTCGGTGTAAGTTTCTTTATTGGCGGGGTTTCTCAGCAGTAAGCGGATAGAACCTTTTTCACTGCCCAGTGTTACGGCCATAGACTGGGAAACACTCATAGCAAGGACATAAGAGCCGGGATTTTCAGCAGTTTCTCCTTCTTTGAGAATGGTATCACCCGTATTTAAGACCAAAACATCCTGGGCAGCTAAAGAAGTAATGGTTCTTTGATTTCCCTGGCTGTCCTTAATATCCATGGTAATCAGGATATCCACATGGTCACCGGGCTTTACCTTATAGCTGACACTGCCCACCAGATCGACAGGAATAGCAACGGCTCTTTTGCCCGAAGGAACAGTCAGTGAAAAGCTGTCGGCTGAGGCACCTGAGCTGTTGCCGGTTTGGTACGGATCTCCAAGCATCGGACTCAGCAGTACATCACCCTGACTGACGTCAACCAGGAGCACCCGGCCAGTTAGTTCTTTCACGGTAGAGGCGCCTCCCTGAGGATAAGCTGAAAGAGGAACTTGTTTGATCTGGAGCTGATCAGCCTTTAGGATACTTCGGGAGGAAATATCCGCTGCTGCAACAACCAGCGGTTTCAATTCCTGACTTGATGCTCCCGAACCATAGTTCAGGTAGAAAAAGACAGCCAAGCTGAAAATCAGTCCTGAGATAATCGCCATAAAAACATAGAATTTTCTTTTCACCAGTTATCCCTCAATTCATTAGCAATTTTATAGAATATAAACCGTAATCCTGTACGGGGTTATTTCCGTCATCAATAATTGAACTTGTTTCTTTGCCGAGAGTAGAACAGGTCTTTAAAAAACGCCCGGTGATAAAACAGTCATTACCGTTATGCGTTACATTTTCAATGAAAAAAGCGGCAAATCCCAAAATTTTGACTTCCTGGATGGCTTCACCTGATCGAGTGAGGACTTCTACGATCGGGATAAAGACGATCTCGGGAGCATTATTGTCATGATCCACAAAAGTATTCCCAGGGACCCGAGTATCGGAAGCGAGCCGGGTATCAAGACCTTTTCGCGTCGGCCCGCTCATATTACCGGTTTCTATCTGCAGGGTCTGGCCGACAGATAGCGGGGTGTTATTTCCGTAGGCGAGTGCATCCTCATACGTACTTGCACCGGATCCATCCAACCTGACAGGACCATACCAGCCGGTCTCGCCTTCCGGCGGCGCATTTTTCAACGTATATTCCTGGCCATAGACAAAGTTCTGTATCGTAACACTTAAAGGAGCGGCTCCGGCAATGCTGCGGACAGGGTAAACACCTGCCTTGGAACGTGCGCTGACTTTTCCTTTGGTAATGCCAAGTGCTTTGGCCAAAAACATGGAATGTTCTTCAGAAGCAGATACCTCAATTTCCCGGTTATTATTGGATATCGAAATTGAGG
The DNA window shown above is from Dehalobacter sp. and carries:
- a CDS encoding methyl-accepting chemotaxis protein, with amino-acid sequence MRKSENHRFSIRKKISLFVIILAIVTYSTSAFFIYFVQPNFVPNINEVIFTIATLVLGVFWSGLLSFFMASFIIKPLQKLEKAANQASEGNIGCDVELSKTDDEIRSLGIAFNNMLYNLREIVQSIETNCAKTNENMFEISKVSSAASHQADSIVHTITEISAGAETSSIAIQSTAESVEKVAHIAKEVQNYAKSSEKISAEMLMELTESKEVIHSLVEGINNLAKGNQQSLEIVKSLEENAKKVGQIIQLVGDIGEQTNLLALNASIEAARAGQHGRGFAVVAEEVRKLADESANAVQGISSLIENIQSEVINVVNQITIQVQNADMEAHKGSRTNEVIEKMTRTILEVARSVEQISKLVDHQMEGIDKSAHQSREVAQIAEKTSESAMELAIATKQQAEIVDQVEALVGNLRIQSEILTTAITRFRK
- a CDS encoding DUF192 domain-containing protein — translated: MKELTVINQRTQKNIGTVLLADTFFTRLRGLLGTRQLDDFHGLLINPCNQVHMIGMRYPLSVWFVSKDLKIVKIIDDLSPKKVSPCIKDAAFVIEFPRNWADFTGSMEGDKLEIQF
- a CDS encoding type II secretion system F family protein: MESILIFSGFCLIFFLVLAILSRKQPSLSQSRIMRSLGRSSVPVENEENQKEKSKKDKGKKDKNKQEKSENSFFRRLIIAFSKNSKETDPKDTELIAAGLKGWSSAEWKALRFILGLCFAIAAAALSFILSFPILTKIEFPLFCFVIGNIAPNFWLKSKIKQRKGEILRTLPDILDLVMVSVEAGLGFDAAMMKVVEKQKGILAEEFNLVLQEIKIGKPRREALRDMAKKNDVEDLSNVIASLVQADQLGISMGNVLRNQSAQIRLRRKQRIQEAAQKAPVKMMIPLVFFVFPSLFIVILGPAIINIMDILGK
- a CDS encoding type II secretion system F family protein, whose product is MTKVIIVASIMGFILIYSLIMALKPKNESVEDKVKRLVAEKEDTPVKAKKAASWKEYLTSLSKYTPRKWGEQLDKDLYSGDIGLTGREFIVMQILLLILTFLTALILLPLSAIFIVLPLLSLIFPRLYINSAKNKKMKKFNNQLPDILLTLANSLKAGFSLFQAMEMAAQEMPDPLSSEIKITLKEMAYGESTENALLSLSQRVESKDLELMVTAILIQRQIGGNLAEILINIHDTIQERLQIQGEIKTLTAQGRLSGYIIGALPILIGLVITMMQPSFMMPLFQSPLGIVLLCCGAVLEIIGFIAIRKIVNIKF
- a CDS encoding CpaF family protein; translated protein: MSLLSRLEQERGKERERTGSEKQSLIEIRQAFTSSPSIQPVDPWRELKSIIHKETIKNIQLNDVDPQEVEPIVQKVIDQYVETNGALLPRNERQRIVQEVVDEILGFGPISPLLNDDSISEIMVNGPSQVYVERHGIVELSNVTFNDDQHVQHIIEKIVAPIGRRIDESQPMVDARLPDGSRVNAIIPPLALKGPTITIRKFSRDPYRVEDLINFGTMTRDMALVLEACVKARLNIVVSGGTGSGKTTTLNVLSSFIPDHERIITIEDAAELQLDQSHLVTLETRPPNIEGKGAITIRDLVRNTLRMRPDRIIVGEVRGGEALDMLQAMNTGHDGSLTTGHANTPRDMLSRLETMVLMAGMDLPIRAIREQISSAINLIVQQSRLRDGTRKITHITEVLGMEGDTIVTQDIYKFEQKGVDSNVHVLGGFKATGVRPRFMDTLAATGQILPDNIFVS
- a CDS encoding response regulator, with product MQGIRILIVDDIRNTRENIRRILALDSGFEVIGEAGCGSEAIRLAELLKPEIILMDISMPDIDGIKTTELLSFRVPNTSIIMMSVENDPDHMTKAMMAGAKAYIVKPFTGKELTSTILNVYHKESRKREMITSPLSPDSAVETSGTAAKVISIFSAKGGVGKTTTAVNLGVELAKSSKVLLLDLSLQFGDIASFLNLVPKRTITDLVQAGSIKEEDIRLHTLSHSSGLEILAATNRPEYAEKVTIEHIEQILEEVKIHYDFIILDNTSRFDDISLAGLEAADEIWVVAGMDIPSIKNTKLALEIMHTLDYSPKIKLILNKFEKKIGISMKDIESSLGLNVTYLIPYEEQLTSVLNKGVPFVEALARSAPALEIKKMVSTLGVNSEITKKGQDSKETGRLSFLRFGG
- the cpaB gene encoding Flp pilus assembly protein CpaB, with protein sequence MKRKFYVFMAIISGLIFSLAVFFYLNYGSGASSQELKPLVVAAADISSRSILKADQLQIKQVPLSAYPQGGASTVKELTGRVLLVDVSQGDVLLSPMLGDPYQTGNSSGASADSFSLTVPSGKRAVAIPVDLVGSVSYKVKPGDHVDILITMDIKDSQGNQRTITSLAAQDVLVLNTGDTILKEGETAENPGSYVLAMSVSQSMAVTLGSEKGSIRLLLRNPANKETYTEAPIDPNVYTNADYFGHYK
- a CDS encoding pilus assembly protein TadG-related protein, with the translated sequence MKNHPLKNEKGSIAVLTAVLLVVLLGFGALCTDMAVLYVEKAKLQNAVDAAALAGAQELPDSPQDAYLTAAEYAANNHVSLPSISISNNNREIEVSASEEHSMFLAKALGITKGKVSARSKAGVYPVRSIAGAAPLSVTIQNFVYGQEYTLKNAPPEGETGWYGPVRLDGSGASTYEDALAYGNNTPLSVGQTLQIETGNMSGPTRKGLDTRLASDTRVPGNTFVDHDNNAPEIVFIPIVEVLTRSGEAIQEVKILGFAAFFIENVTHNGNDCFITGRFLKTCSTLGKETSSIIDDGNNPVQDYGLYSIKLLMN